A part of Aegilops tauschii subsp. strangulata cultivar AL8/78 chromosome 2, Aet v6.0, whole genome shotgun sequence genomic DNA contains:
- the LOC109748109 gene encoding uncharacterized protein encodes MSTARLSSTFTSSFKAPSRKPRAPRLAALAAATERVRAGTLSRQDAHHLFDELLSQAATVPVRTLNNFLAALARAPPSAACGDGPALAVTLFNRMSRGAGARVVSPTLCTYSILMDCCCRAGRPDLVVAFFGHLLRLGLRLEVISFSNLLKGLCQAKRTNEAVDLLLHRTPELDCVPNVFSYSIVINGCFKEGEVDKACNLFHGMIQLGVQPNVVIYTSIIDALSKCGAMDKAEVVFRQMVDKGIGPDVMTCTSLIHGYSISGRWKAAVRVFKEMISLGVVPNAVMWNSFMDSLCKHRRTKEARVIFDSMAAKGQKPDTVSYSIMLNGYVKEGCFDDMTGLFNSMLQNGVVPNHHIFNILINAYAKRGLMDEAMHMFEVMRQQGVNPDVVDYLVVIDSLCKMGRMDAALDKFNQMVNQGVSPNIVVYRCLVLGSCSHGDFVKAKELISEAVNRGLCSNSAFFYPVINDLCKEGKVKEAQDMFDFIVGIGQQPDVIMYTSLMDGYCLVGKVEEALRVLDAMKSAGLQPDAITYGILLNGYCKIGRITDGLSLFMEMSLSGVKPTTIMYNIILDGLFCSGRTVSAKEKFDTMIESGIPVGIDTYNIVLSGLCKNNCTDEAIELFKKLRAMNVKIDVITLNTMISAMFKTRRIEEAKDLFATISAIGNGEGWMCSQLQFAKSSGQSVAGKRCSCTGCNLSG; translated from the exons ATGTCAACCGCCCGCCTGTCCTCCACCTTCACCTCCTCCTTCAAGGCTCCTTCACGGAAACCACGAGCCCCCCGCCTCGCCGCCTTGGCTGCCGCCACGGAGCGCGTCCGCGCCGGAACGCTAAGTCGGCAGGACGCGCACCACCTGTTCGACGAATTGCTGAGCCAAGCCGCGACAGTCCCAGTACGCACGCTCAACAATTTTCTTGCCGCCCTCGCCCGTGCTCCGCCCTCAGCTGCCTGTGGCGATGGCCCTGCCCTTGCCGTCACCCTCTTCAACCGCATGTCCCGAGGCGCTGGTGCACGGGTGGTGTCGCCCACGCTCTGTACCTATTCCATCCTCATGGACtgctgctgccgcgcaggccgcCCGGACTTGGTGGTTGCCTTCTTCGGCCACCTCCTCAGGTTGGGGCTGCGCTTGGAGGTCATCTCCTTCAGCAATCTCCTCAAGGGGCTCTGCCAGGCCAAGCGTACAAATGAGGCGGTGGACTTGCTGCTCCACCGGACACCTGAACTGGACTGTGTGCCTAATGTCTTCTCGTACAGCATCGTAATCAACGGCTGTTTTAAAGAAGGTGAAGTAGACAAAGCGTGCAATCTCTTCCATGGGATGATCCAACTGGGAGTTCAACCTAATGTGGTCATCTACACCTCAATTATCGATGCACTAAGCAAGTGCGGAGCCATGGACAAGGCAGAAGTGGTCTTTCGGCAAATGGTTGATAAAGGTATTGGACCCGATGTCATGACATGCACTAGTCTGATCCATGGATATTCCATTTCGGGTAGGTGGAAGGCGGCAGTAAGGGTATTCAAAGAGATGATAAGTCTTGGTGTTGTACCAAATGCTGTCATGTGGAACTCATTTATGGATTCACTTTGCAAGCATAGAAGGACAAAGGAAGCTAGAGTTATTTTTGACTCCATGGCTGCAAAGGGCCAGAAACCAGATACTGTCTCCTACTCTATTATGCTTAACGGGTATGTGAAAGAAGGATGCTTTGATGATATGACCGGTCTCTTCAATTCGATGCTACAGAACGGTGTTGTACCTAACCACCATATTTTCAACATACTGATCAATGCATATGCTAAACGTGGACTGATGGATGAGGCTATGCACATGTTCGAAGTAATGAGGCAACAAGGAGTAAACCCAGATGTAGTTGACTATCTAGTAGTAATAGATTCACTTTGCAAAATGGGTAGGATGGATGCTGCTCTGGACAAATTTAATCAGATGGTCAATCAAGGAGTTTCACCTAACATAGTTGTTTACCGATGCCTGGTTCTGGGTTCTTGCTCTCATGGTGATTTTGTGAAAGCCAAGGAATTGATTTCTGAAGCAGTTAATAGAGGTCTGTGTTCGAACAGTGCGTTCTTCTATCCTGTAATAAACGACCTGtgcaaagaaggaaaggtgaagGAGGCACAGGATATGTTTGACTTCATTGTAGGTATTGGTCAGCAGCCTGATGTGATTATGTACACTTCACTGATGGATGGATATTGCCTTGTTGGCAAGGTGGAGGAAGCACTGAGAGTACTTGATGCTATGAAGTCTGCTGGCCTCCAACCTGATGCTATTACGTATGGTATACTTCTTAATGGCTACTGTAAAATTGGAAGGATCACTGATGGATTGAGTCTTTTCATGGAAATGTCACTCAGCGGGGTGAAGCCCACTACTATTATGTACAACATTATACTTGATGGGCTGTTTTGCTCTGGGAGAACAGTTTCTGCAAAGGAAAAATTTGATACGATGATTGAAAGTGGCATACCAGTGGGCATTGACACATACAACATAGTTCTTAGTGGACTTTGTAAAAACAATTGCACTGATGAAGCAATAGAGCTATTCAAGAAATTACGTGCTATGAACGTGAAGATTGATGTCATAACTCTCAATACCATGATTTCTGCAATGTTTAAAACTAGGAGAATTGAAGAAGCCAAGGATTTGTTTGCTACTATATCAGCCATTGG CAATGGAGAAGGCTGGATGTGCTCCCAACTCCAGTTTGCTAAATCAAGTGGTCAGAGTGTTGCTGGAAAAAGGTGCAGCTGTACAGGCTGCAACTTATCTGGCTAA